One genomic segment of Paraburkholderia phymatum STM815 includes these proteins:
- a CDS encoding XAC2610-related protein, which translates to MHKKNKRHQATLKNKLAVIGFVVAQFIIFHSELTFAGGVDAPQITVSGKELRVLMAGKSQVIKLNHTVNRDDIHWEDLNFDGHPDLKVLSSRGATQEFFDVYLYVPSTGKFIYNKQLSEVPCVQADAQARQVVGACFHESACSNWSERYSIGKNERLTLLERDGTYCDTSTGDAFSYVDRFSNGKRISSKVKPINSDTSVK; encoded by the coding sequence ATGCACAAAAAGAATAAGCGACATCAGGCAACTTTGAAAAATAAACTGGCTGTCATCGGCTTTGTTGTTGCTCAATTCATCATTTTTCACAGCGAATTGACATTCGCGGGGGGCGTTGACGCACCACAAATAACGGTGTCAGGGAAGGAGCTTCGCGTTCTGATGGCGGGAAAAAGTCAAGTCATTAAACTGAATCATACCGTTAATCGTGACGATATTCATTGGGAGGATCTTAATTTTGATGGCCACCCAGATTTGAAGGTGCTCTCATCGCGAGGCGCGACTCAAGAATTTTTCGATGTTTACTTATATGTGCCATCGACAGGTAAGTTCATCTATAACAAGCAATTGAGCGAGGTACCGTGTGTTCAGGCGGATGCACAAGCCCGACAAGTTGTTGGGGCTTGCTTTCACGAAAGCGCATGCTCGAATTGGAGCGAACGATATTCAATAGGTAAAAATGAGAGGCTTACCCTGTTGGAGCGAGATGGGACTTATTGCGATACATCAACAGGAGATGCATTTTCGTACGTTGACCGATTCAGTAACGGAAAACGCATATCTTCCAAGGTTAAACCGATAAACAGTGACACTTCGGTGAAGTAG
- a CDS encoding PAAR domain-containing protein, with amino-acid sequence MGKALVCNGDETTTGGHVIATASTMFDGERRIALDREMATCGNCPGEHPIKGTGTDMDEDGRASVLDGDRVLCPCGKNHVKAHPDAGCSA; translated from the coding sequence ATGGGCAAGGCACTCGTATGTAACGGCGACGAAACTACCACGGGCGGACACGTGATCGCTACGGCATCGACCATGTTCGACGGCGAGCGGCGCATCGCGCTCGACCGGGAGATGGCGACGTGCGGCAACTGCCCGGGCGAACATCCGATCAAGGGAACAGGAACGGACATGGACGAGGACGGACGCGCGAGCGTACTCGACGGCGACCGGGTGCTGTGCCCGTGCGGCAAGAATCACGTCAAGGCACACCCCGATGCAGGGTGTTCGGCTTGA